In Entelurus aequoreus isolate RoL-2023_Sb linkage group LG02, RoL_Eaeq_v1.1, whole genome shotgun sequence, one genomic interval encodes:
- the si:dkey-148a17.6 gene encoding leukotriene B4 receptor 1, with translation MAPEGFDVGAVVACVILGLSFLIGTPGNLLVIWTILRHVKQRSHTVVLILHLAVADLLVLITLPLWIYSLARSWVFGEASCKAMGFVINACMYGSVFLITLMAVERFVSVRYPFVSAEWKRKKASSKVLLILWIAAFLFSVPVLLTRVVEKDLESGEEHCLYNQYDSATHELVCVLLETLVGYVLPFSILVVCYGCLCTRITQMTFKSKRKSTVLIASVVVVFAVCWTPYHIGNILSLVIIIAGTSFPNIGNHLEDVRMSMAFVSGAMVFISSTVNPVLYMFAARSFRSSVRDTGIRKLFRHISSTSPGGGNREFSFVSKRQNNLTDSSKCESESKERVDISENNIS, from the coding sequence ATGGCCCCCGAGGGATTTGACGTTGGAGCAGTGGTGGCGTGCGTGATACTGGGCCTCTCCTTTCTGATCGGGACCCCCGGGAACCTGCTAGTGATCTGGACCATCCTGCGCCACGTCAAGCAGCGTTCGCACACGGTGGTGCTCATCCTGCACCTGGCTGTCGCCGACCTGCTCGTGCTCATCACGTTGCCCCTGTGGATCTACTCCCTGGCCCGTTCGTGGGTGTTCGGGGAGGCCTCCTGCAAAGCCATGGGCTTCGTGATCAACGCCTGCATGTACGGCAGCGTCTTCCTCATCACCCTAATGGCCGTGGAGCGCTTTGTGTCCGTGCGCTATCCCTTCGTCTCGGCAGAATGGAAGAGAAAAAAGGCTTCGAGTAAAGTGCTGCTGATCCTGTGGATCGCGGCCTTCTTGTTCAGCGTGCCCGTCCTCTTGACCCGTGTTGTCGAAAAGGATCTGGAGTCTGGTGAGGAGCATTGCTTGTACAACCAGTACGACTCAGCCACCCATGAGCTGGTGTGTGTGCTCCTGGAGACCCTGGTGGGCTACGTGTTGCCATTTTCCATTCTGGTGGTGTGTTATGGCTGCCTGTGCACCCGCATCACTCAAATGACATTCAAGTCCAAACGCAAGTCTACGGTCCTCATCGCCAGTGTGGTTGTGGTGTTTGCTGTCTGCTGGACGCCGTATCACATTGGAAACATCCTCTCCCTCGTCATCATCATCGCAGGTACATCCTTCCCGAATATCGGCAATCATCTGGAGGACGTTCGCATGAGCATGGCTTTTGTCAGTGGGGCCATGGTGTTCATCAGCAGCACTGTGAACCCCGTCCTCTACATGTTCGCTGCTCGGTCCTTTCGCAGCTCTGTGCGGGACACCGGCATTCGGAAGCTCTTCCGACACATCTCCAGCACATCTCCCGGGGGGGGCAACAGGGAGTTCTCCTTTGTGTCCAAAAGACAGAACAATCTAACCGACAGCTCTAAGTGTGAGTCTGAGTCAAAGGAACGCGTGGACATTAGTGAGAATAATATATCCTAG